The Raphanus sativus cultivar WK10039 chromosome 2, ASM80110v3, whole genome shotgun sequence genome includes a region encoding these proteins:
- the LOC130508580 gene encoding secreted RxLR effector protein 161-like, translating to MEILRDMTKKKLFLSQKAYIEKVLTRFGMLNVKLINTPWAANFHPTMSDEMTEGKTDYMSRVPYARAVGSLIYVIVCARSDLAHAVSVVSWFIVQPRKEHWMAVKRIFRYLKGTSDVGFVYGDKDPRLFIEYSDSDYVGDVDSMRSMTGYIFTLGGSVVSWKATLQLTVILSTTEAEYMALKEADKVVIWLRRLFSDLSLHHSKVIVFSFLL from the coding sequence ATGGAGATCCTCAGAGATATGACGAAGAAGAAGTTGTTCTTGTCACAAAAAGCCTACATTGAAAAGGTCTTAACGAGATTTGGGATGCTTAATGTTAAGCTTATCAATACTCCATGGGCTGCAAATTTTCATCCTACCATGAGTGATGAAATGACTGAAGGGAAAACTGATTATATGTCGCGAGTTCCTTATGCTCGCGCTGTAGGAAGTCTGATTTACGTTATTGTCTGTGCAAGATCAGATCTTGCACATGCAGTCAGTGTTGTGAGTTGGTTCATAGTTCAGCCACGAAAGGAACACTGGATGGCTGTGAAGAGGATTTTCCGGTACCTTAAGGGTACATCTGATGTTGGTTTTGTCTATGGAGATAAGGATCCAAGACTGTTTATTGAGTATTCTGATTCGGATTATGTCGGAGATGTGGACAGCATGAGATCTATGACTGGTTACATATTTACTCTAGGTGGTTCTGTTGTGAGCTGGAAGGCGACTTTGCAATTAACGGTGATTTTGTCTACAACTGAGGCAGAGTATATGGCATTGAAAGAAGCTGATAAAGTAGTGATATGGTTGAGAAGATTGTTCAGTGATCTCAGTCTTCATCATAGTAAAGTTATTGTGTTCTCATTTTTGTTATAA